In the Salvia miltiorrhiza cultivar Shanhuang (shh) chromosome 8, IMPLAD_Smil_shh, whole genome shotgun sequence genome, ACCTGTGGCTGTAGATGCCTCTTCGTGTTTCTCAAGTCAGAAAATCTTGAAAAAATTGTGGTGTGCCCATTCTCTTTCTTTTAATTTAGAAAGACCCAGCCCTTACTCGTTGGGCCTAAACAGGCTCCAGGTTAATCTGTTCAGTCAAAATGGTTTAGGAAAATTGTGAACCTAACCCTGTGGTGTTGTAGCTAAATGGGCCACTATTGGACTATGAATCAAACAAGTCAAATTGCATATTTAAGATTAGTGTGTGATGAAAGCATCATTGTAGTTTTCTCCCTTcagtttataaatttaaaacatttaaatatcaaaataattaagtttCAAATTTAAAAGGTTAATCTATATAAATCAAGCAAAGAACATAAAAAATACCAAACAACTAGTAAGAATCTATTCGTATAATACTATTATTGAAGACATTTGAGAATTAACCTTATGGCTCGTTTGGTACGGGTGATTAGGGTGTATAATATACCTATGACTCTCTAATATCTTGTTTGGCAAGAAGTAATACGAAACATGCGgccctttataaattaaaagcccgaaaaatattatactgatttGAGGGATTCTGTATACCACCTACGGAGGTGGTATACGtaatacaaatcttaattataactattattaacttaatataatcttaatacCTCATACCAAACAACATATTGTAATTCACAGATATTTTAAtaccaaacatgatattaatatgatatatagTAAAAGACATTCCAGTTAAACATATCACACTTTATCCCATACCGCTAACCAAACGAGCCCTTAATGTATCACTAAAACCTTGTAATCAGTTAAGTTGAATCGTGTACTGTGATAACGGGCTAGCCGGCTAGCTAATCTATGGTTTCCTGGAAGTTCTTAACAAGTTCCTGTCTGAACTGTTCTGTTCACTTTAAATGGGCTGAGACAATTATGAAACTAACCCTAGAAGTCTCAGGTTACTTGGGCCAGCTCATCGGGGCACAGCCAGTTTAACCTCTGTAAGTGTTAACTATGTTTAGATGGGTTGAATTCTTGTTTCTGGGAATATGATACTTACTTTATTTCATAGTCTTATATACCACACTTCCTTGGAATAAGTTTGAGGTTGGAATCTTATGTACTCACTCCTGGGGGCTGCTTCCTTTTTGAATTATAATGCTCGAGTAACAGGAAGTTGAATGTGTGTTGTTGCTGTGGGCGTGCACCTTGGTGTTCCCATTGATTTATCTATTTAGAAACTGAAATCCTTCCCAGTGAGGAAAGATTGACTTGAGATTCTGTTTGATGCTCGACTTTTTTCTCGATTTCCTAAGAGTGGAGAAATAATGATTATATTTCCTTTGGGTAGACCGTAGATCAAGTCAGGATGATGAGATTGTTGTGGTGCCTATGATGCTGATATTAATTTTGTGGCTGAGTTGGAGTCATTGAAGTGCCAAGACATGGAATTAATTATGCTCATGTTACGGGAAAGTCACCTGGATTATTTGTAGTTTCTTCAGTTACTTCTCTGTTAAAGAAATTTCTACTCTTAATTGTCTGCTAAAGAACCACAATTATAGTTAGATATCCTTCTTGAAGCTCGCCTGGAATAGCTTTTACCATCTCATTTCATGGAATTTGTTTTAGCCACTTACTACTCTCCTAGACATGCTGATGTGCTCTGCATACTTTATGTCAATTATCCTATACTTTCTTGTTCCGTATCACTTGAAGTAAATCATTTCTCTGGTGCAGTGAGTGCTTGGTTGATCTCATGGGAGCTCCTGGGACACTAATTCCTGCCGATGCTCTTAGTGGAAGGGATACTCCTTTGAAGCCGTACAGTACACAGCCAAGTAGGCTTCCCAGTGCAGACCCCAGAGTTTCATCAGCTCAGCCTGGTCATTCTTTGGGTGGATATAATTTACCTTTCGGTGCTACATCTTGGAAGCCAGAAGCACTTCTGTCAGATGCTAGTGCTAATGATGGAGTAGGGACTTCCTGGACTTCATGACAATGTGCCTTCTGCTAATCAGGGCAATGGTGCATCACAGGGAATCGGAAGTTCATTATATAAAGGGGGGCGTGGACCCAATTTAGCAAGTGATGGGGCCAGGATAAATGTAAATGTTGTTCCATACAGCCCAAAAACTACTGAAGACCCAAAAAATCTTTTTGCTGATCTTAATCCCTTCCAAATAAAAGGTTCTGGCAAAACTGTGGTACAGAATGATCTTCCAAATGAAGCTGGAAAAATGCAATTTTCaaagaataatattatcactggCCGCCCTCCTTCACCTTTGATGTGGAAAAATCGTCATGCGTGGAATGAGGTCCCTAAGGAAAACGAATCTGGTTTTCTAGAGGGATCATTTGGGAAGAACAATACAGTATCTAATAAAGGGAATGCGCCATCAGTCGTTTCCGGAAGTTCAAAACCACCAGCCAAAGCCTCTAAATTTCCTGAAAAACCTATTAATAATTCTACAGATAGACGTGACGGTTCATATAATAAAAACTTTACGTTACCATCTGGTGAAAGTGGACATGGTCAATTGCCTCCGGGGAAAGATTTCATGTTGAATAATAGTGAAACATATCTGAAGGGGGATTCGGAAATCATTAAGAAGAAAGAACCTAAACTAGAAGACAATGGGAATGTCATCACCAGGTTGCATGAGGACAAGAAAAATATGCCCGACAGGTTAAGCATGGGAAATATGAAAATGACGGGAAATGAAGGTGCTAGCCATTTACTCAATCTTGGTGGTAATTATGCTGATACAGAGATTGATGATGTTGGTGAATGTGAAATCGTCTGGGAAGATCTTGTCCTTGGTGAAAGGATTGGACTAGGTATTATAGTTACCGGCTTTTGTTATCGCTTTTTATCTGCTGAAACATTCTTTAGTTTTAAATGTCTTGAAATCTTTCTTTGTTCTCATGATCTGACCTGTTGTTGCACATCCTGAAACTGTAATAAACTGTAATCACTATCTTCATGCTTAAGTACTGGCTACATTTGTCTTCTCTTTTTTGTGTTGCTTTATTATCTGTTAAGTTCTGTAGGTGTCCTTCATAATTTCTCTcgtatttacaatttttttctaTTCACATTGTACTACCTTCTCCAGGTTCCTATGGAGAGGTCTACCATGCTGATTGGAATGGCACTGTAAGTGTTCTATATCATTTTGAACTTTTCCAATTATTAAGAACATATTGGAGTCATATCCCCATTTAGATCTGATAAGAACCGAACAGGTTTTTAAGGGCATAGCAACACTGTTACCTTATTTGCATGATAAATAACCCTTGCTTGTTAAGACCTGATTAAGCATTGTAAATACATGGCCCCTGTTGAGATAAGTGAAGAGCAATATGCTCCACTGTTTTGTAAAACCACACTTTGGCATTTATAGGTCTCTCTAATAGTGTGGGTATAGCTGGGTGGAATTTATGCATCCATCCATTTTGATACTTTTATTAATAGTTTTCTGGTTGGTAGATATACTGCCATGCTTAATTTGGTTTGAAGTTTCAAATTGATGACATGTCCTTTTATTTTACTCGAACAACACGgtcatgtcattttttaaacATATTGAACCCTAACTCTGAATTGTTTGGTTAATAGGAAGTTGCTGTGAAGAAGTTTCTTGACCAGGATTTCTCAGGTGCTGCATTGGACGAGTTCAAGAGAGAAGTAAGGACCTGCTTTCCTTGCCTGTAAACTTCAATTTTACACCCCCCACAATAACCATAAAAAGTTGTGAAGAAAATCTAGAAGACCTCAAAATTATCTTGTATCTAGGTGTAACTAATTACTGAGTTATATTGAGTCTACAACAATTTCAACATCATGATTGGCAATATTGCATTTGCCCGtgcatgtcttattcctcaATGGTTTGACATGAAAGGACATGGTAAACTTCCATAGAGTTAACAATTGGTTATGTTACCAAGTCACCTTTCTGTTTGCTGCTGTCCTCTGAGTTTCTGCTTAGAACTCTGTGTAATAACAATCGTGTGCTATATTACTTCAGAAAATGTGGCTTtggtattttaatttattttttcctcAAAGAGAGATTAATCACTTCTTCTTATTCCAGGTACGGATAATGCGTAGGTTACGCCATCCAAACATAGTTCTTTTTATGGGGGCAGTAACTCGCCCACCAAACCTTTCCATCATAACTGAATTTCTGCCTCGGTATGTTACTTCACAACTGTAGTTGTTTTTTCCTATTCATTAGTCTTTTAAAGAAGCTTGTATATTTACTGAGTGGTCTTAGACATCTTGTAATTGACTTGCTTGATGTCATCTTCAAGTAAGTTTTCCCTCCTTATTTACTTAATTCGGCATGTAGTTATGCTTAAGCATTTATCCATTAAGGATCATGTATTCTTGTAATCATTTCAGTGGACCTCAGTCGTTCCTATGTCATTGTTTGTTTTCCAGTGGAAGCTTGTACCGGATCATTCACCGCCCTCATTGTCAAattgatgaaaagatgagaattAAAATGGCCCTGGATGTGGTATGGATGTCGAACTTGGATATGTTTCTCACGTAGTTTTCCTATTTTTATTAATACAAATGTTTGGAGGTCATATTGTAGGCTAAAGGCATGAACTGCTTACACACAAGCATGCCGACAATTGTCCACCGCGATTTAAAATCTCCCAATCTCTTAGTGGATAATAACTGGAATGTGAAGGTATACCATAAACTCATCTCGAGTTTTATGAATTCAGTTAAGGTCATGAATTTATGTCTACTATTTTTTGTTACAAACGTAAAGGTATGGATAGATATTTAGCTATTTTAGTGCCTGAGTTTTAGTTGTCTATCAAATGTGATGCAGGTGGGTGATTTCGGACTGTCACGCTTGAAGCATAATACATTTTTGTCTTCTAAGTCTACTGCAGGGACGGTGAGTTCATTTTAGCTACTGCAGAACTAATTATGCCTTTTTCAGCAATCAACGTAAATATGTGATATTTGTTGTTCTTTATTTAACATTTTTCtgtttatgtatttattgaCTTTTTTGGGGGGAAGCCCGAGTGGATGGCTCCAGAAGTTCTTCGAAATGAGCCTTCAAATGAAAAGTAAGTGTGCTTATATAGCCTTTCTACCTTTGCAATCATATCCAATATGTGAATTCCTATGCTGCTGCTTTGGTGTCGTCTGGTTCTATTCCCCTTTCGTCCAATGAAATGTTTAAATTCATCTTGGAATGATTTTGGAAAAGCTTTTGACAAGTTTGAAAAAGTACCTGCACTAATCATCATTAAATATGTGGCTTTTGTGGCCTAATGGCCCTAGAAGCAAAATCTTGAATCACGTTGTGAATTCTGACAGGTGTGACGTATATAGCTTCGGTATTATTCTATGGGAACTTGCAACACTCAAATTGCCTTGGAGCGGAATGAACCCTATGCAAGTTGTAGGTGCAGTCGGTTTCCAGAACCGCCGTCTTGATATCCCAAAAGATGTCGATCCTCGGGTTGGAAGGATTATATGGGAATGTTGGCAGACGTACGTGTGAATCTTTCATTATGTTTATCGCTTAATCCTTGTTCACGTACTAATTTTCCACCCGGCCTGATGCCAGGGATCCAAATTTGCGACCCTCTTTCGACCAGCTGTGTGTGGCGCTAAAGCCTTTGCAGCGGCTCATGGTTTCTTCACATGTAGAGCAATCAACTTCATCTCTGCCACAAGAGATCCCAGTAAATTCTACACCTTGAGACTTCTTTCATTTCTGCAAGTGTGAAAAGTATAGCAAAATGATGTTTCCCTATTGAAGTGAATGGGATTTTGATCTGTAAATCTATGAATTGTGTCAACTGTACTGCATTCTTGTATAGTCAAACATAAGTCTTTTTGGCcctccaaaaaaaaacaaaacaaaacaaaaaacattAGTCTTTTTCCCAAAAGGCCTAACTTCACTTGTAATGTATATATTGGTCATTTTGTTCTcgtttaatatattttcttcaatattTGGTGCTTGCGGTCTTATAATTTCTGAGTCATACACTTCACTATCTTAAGCTGATGTGcaaatccaaaaaaaattactcaaacttaattGATTTCACGATTATTTTTCCTTGAAATTATTCAGATTCAGAAAAATTACTTTACTAATTTTTTGTTTCAAGATTTGGCCCAATTTAGAACATGTTTCGTTACTttcaaaattactattttacccatTTACCCTCTCCAAATTTGCATTTCGTTTATACAAAATGTTGTAACAAAATGTGTGGCTAATTATGTTGACAATACAAAATAGAAGACAAATAATTTCTTATTCAACTATACATAATAAATACAATCACTTAGTCATTACATAGAAAAGATGTTCGATTATACAAACTTCAAAACAGTGATGAACAATGGAAGAAGAACAAGCCAAGGATGGCATgcatatatactatatatatcaaataagcCAAATTAAAAGTATAGTATATGTATAGATACAATTCCTTAAATAAATCTAAGATCTTTGTTGCATTCGTGGGCCACCAATTATTTGAGCAGTTTGTAAATGATGGCCTGGGAAATTTAGAGTTTATTTCTAAGTTGAACAAACGACAACAAAATGAgttagtgtatatatatatatatgaccgaAAATCAAAGCAAAAGGGTAAAATTTGAGGTTTTGTTTAGTTAGTTTTGTTTTGATTATTATGAGAAGCATTAGTCTGGTTAAGCCTCGCCGCCGCGGCGACTGAGGCCGCTACGCCACCCGGCCGGGTGCAAAGGTTGGGATCGTTCCTCAGCTCAGCGCCGATCACTCCCTCCGCGTCTCTGCGCGTCACCGGCTTGTCCGATGGTAGTTTTGAACTCGCATCCTACATATGCACTATATTTAGTACGAATAGCTTGTTTTACGTCCCTAACTTTAAGCAAAAAAATGTCTTTAACTTGACTTCTCTATTCAAAATTCCTAAACTTAATTTTAGCGTTTTTCAATAAAATGTCCTGTTATATGAAATCCGTTGACGGGATGATGAGTCATCTTGCCGGATTCTTAGGTGAATTTTTTTTCCACCTCTCTCAATAAAATGACATCATTTCACCTACGAATCCGATGAGGTGAATCATCATTCCGTCGTCAGATTCATGCAGCGAAACACGAGATTGAGACGGACCGAAAGAATTTCTCCAAGCTTGGTTTTGTCCTCATCTCTAGGCAATCGAGCGTTGCGAGTGGCGGCGGATTGAGCCGCGGCCGCAACGCCGCCGGGCACGATATTGGTACGGCCAGTTGCCCTGACCTCGGCGGCCTGTATAGCGGCGGCGTCGCTATAGTCGACGGGCCGATGGCCCGCCGTGAGAGCAGTAGCTTCGAGTGCTTCACCGATGGTGATTTCCCCTCGCTGCTCTGTCCGTGACCCTAGTGGGCTTGATTGGATCTCCTTGATCCCCTTCATCAACAaacatttataattttatatacaaaaattcaaggaaaaataaaataaaaaatacaaccTAAATATATATACCTGAACGCCGACGGGTTCCTTCTGGCTAGCGACGGCATTACTATGAGGGTTGGTAGGAGTGGAGGAGCCTGAGGTGTTTTGTGCTTGTACATGGCTGGCTGCTTCTTGAGCATTCAATTCCCTAATTGTATCTTGAACATGTTTCACTGGTTGTTCTTGGCTCATATTTTCAAGTTTGATTTTGattgttcaaaatttgaagaGATCTATATTTGTggatatgtacatatatataaacattgCATGGGTGCATGTACAAGTTGGTTATATAGGCTGTTTGTTTGAGGTAGGAAAACAGCCAACTATGAATAGCCATTTTAGTTGTTTTTGGTGGGAAATGAAGGAGAGAGTGTGGGGCCCAAAAATTCTATGGAAATCAATAATCTTGGGACTTGGTCTTGGGAAGAATAGAATAGAATGGAACTAGCTAGCTACAATTTTTTTCCTTAAATCACTAACTTTTTCGTGGAAATTAAATACATATAGCTCTCTTTCCACTAGATAAATTCGAAGTTAGACTTATAATTTTTTCTGTTCTTTCATTACATGAGATTGTATGGTCACaatcattttttaaattattttattgcaTGTTCCTCTCCAAATTAAGATTGACAGTGCAAATTATCATACTgtaattttgttttgatttggGCTTGTTTGGGGATTGTGCTCCAAATATATCATGAATCAACatgtaaatataaaattattatattttgtagATAATTTGTTGATTATGTATATATGTTGCAATGTTCTAAATTGGGTTTTCAATACATATccttttgaaaaataaatattcttatttgtCAAACTCACTAGAAAATGCAAGGTCTTTTGCTTATATAACCTTCACTAGATTTCCTCAACagcattaaatatttttatataaagtaCTAGTACGTcaactcgtgcgatgcacgataaacatcaaaataaaataatatttaaataaataaacaaatatatatatatatatcggttAAGTGCATAAACTATCACTAACTTTGCCCGAATTTcatttttcccataattttaaaaaattccatttttttatcACAGATTGAATTAGTCGTTCATTTTTCCCACGATTTTTTGCTTCCCTCAGATTGGAGATGACGTGGcgctgatgtggctcgccgacACACGCCACACACGTTCCACCCGGAGATAGAAAAAATTGAGTTTTTTTATTACACcaaatatcacgaactttgcccgaatttcatttttcccataatttttcattttttttttcattcttccCCTAATTCCTCTCTACCTTactaagtatttttttttttcattcttcacTCATCCACGCACCCAGAATCCCATAAATCCTTTCTTCAAAGTAAAATTATACAAGAGCAATCATCCAAAagcaataaaatatcatcaaagcCTTGATATTAGAGTTTACAAAATAGCTCAATCAAAAAGACTTATCAGTAGCTCAATCAAAAATTTCATCCAAGCGTTAATTACATTAGTTTCTCCAATAACATTACTTCCACAACTACTTCACTTGGCTTTCTTGAGTTGGTAACTCTTTTGTGGTTGATGCTCGATCACTTGTATTTTCAGACCTTCCAGCACCTCTAGGTCCTCCACCTCTTGGTCTACCCCTTTGTCTAGGCGGCACAAAGTTCACACTATTTGCATCACCCACATGAAATCcctaaaacaaaacaaacaattaAGGAATATGTTCAAAGTAGTTCAAGATCTTATTCAACCAAAGCATTGTATAGTACTCACATGCAAATATATGTTTCCAGTTACTTCACTTTGTAGTACACCAACTCCACTTCTAGCTAGTGATCTCTCCTTCCTAATCTGAGTTGTGGATGATGAAGATCCACCAACTGTTGCAGCTGACCTTGTTGCTTCTGTTCTTTCGGATGAAGAAGTGATTGGATTTTTTCTCGGTCTCCCTCTCTTTCCCTATATAAATTCATATGAATAAGTGAGTGGATATTATTAGTTAAGAAATAAAGATGTTGTTGTGTTTGTAATATTATAAAAAGTAGATCACTTACAGGAACCTTTTGTGGCTTCTTTACCGCTTCATTCTTGCAACTCCTTGCATTGTGGCCTACTTGGAAGCACTTCCGACATGTCATTCTCACACCTAACTTCATCCCCTCAATCTCATCTCTAtcccttttcctttttttctttggcCTTCCTGGAATAACTCAAACCTCAGGTGGCTTGACTGGCAATCCCACAACTTTAGGCCACATCTTCTCACCATTTATGGGTTCCATCCCATATTTATATGCTCTCAAATACTTATCAATGCTATAACATTCATGAACATAAGCATGTGCTTCTTCTTTCATGAAATTAATAGCTGATAAAGCATGAACACAAGGAATCCCAGTGATATCCCAGAGTTTACAAGTGCATGACTTATCCCCCAATGTCACTATGAATCTATCATCAAAATGTTGGACCTCAAATTTACCACCTAGTCCAGGATGAGCACAACATAATCTAGAGTCGTATTTGGCTTTCTCTAGTTTTTTCTTGATGTTCGGACACAATTTATCCCCCACTTTCATATTCTCAACAGACTCCAAAATCTTGTATTGTCTCTCTCTCAATGCAACTCGTATGTATTCTAACATGTTAATAATGTGCTTTTTCCTTGCCTTAAAAATATAACCATTAAATGTCTCACTGACATTATTATCCACCATATCACTATTACAATGAGTAGATACAAATACCTTGCAGAATCTGTGGTGATCTCTCTCCATGAAGTCATCATATGCTGCTTGGTTTTCTTGCCTCATCTTTTCAACTGCTGCATCAAACTCCTCTCTATAAGTACTTCTAACTGCCCTCCAAAAGATATTCTTTAATGTCGCACCCTTGAATTACTTTTTCCAATTGCAATACACATGCCGAGCACAATTCCTGTGCTCAGCAAATGGGGCCAGCTCCTTAACTGCATTTTGCAAGCCCTGTACAAGGAGATTTCATAACAGAATTTCAGATTTTCTCATAATCTGCCTTAGTAACAGATTTCAGACTTCTAGTTGTAATTTGCAgatttcaaatttaattcataaaatgTGAGGTATAGAGTAATCAGTTACTTTTTTCATAACCTTTAATTCAGTGAATCAAATATAATAATCGCACACATACCATAAGGTCTATTGCAAAAGGATCAACAAAATAGAAAAGTAATCATAAACGGCTACTTGAGAATTGAGATGGGTTAGAAGATAAAGATATAGCAAAACGCATTCCAAAAATAAATAGCGGAAAACGACCAAAATGCAAATAAATGCATGCATGCATATAAACTACCACAACACCAACTATTAGGTAATTAAGCTTCTAAATGCTAGCTAAAAGTTAAACTACCTTCTCAAGAGCTTTCTCATTCCCCTTCATCGGTGCATCTATGTCGTCCTCCTCAAAATACGCCTCCTTGTTACCCTCATTGACATAGATCTCTAAGAACTTACATTGCGGTGACAAGTATTGCATCAAAAACATAACATTTTTATCATCAATAATATGGTGGAAATCATGTGTTTTAGGTATCTTAAATTCCAAAGAACCCCAACTTTTATACCCTAACTTGAAGACTTCATCCTCTAAGTCTAAGTAACCAAACTTGTCAGGATCAAATCCTGATAAAACAGCAACCTCACCCCCAACATAGCAGCAAACAGATTTTCCTAATTTCATAAACTTACCACCATGATGCATGTACATTCCAAACATGTCACTGCAATGACAAATTACAAAACTTTAAGGAAGGACGATATAAGACATATCCATCAGTACAACTTAGATAATGAAGTATGATATTTAGCAACAAACAACAATCCCAACATAAAGATATGAACACCAACTTAAAGATATGCTATATTCGTGAAATACTAACTTAATGTGAGCCtctacatacatacatactatTGTTCACAACACACCAATAAATTTGAGAATTTAAAGCCTGTTAAAATTCTTCCCAAAATCACACACACATGAGTATCAAACGCTACGCTCTACTTATGTATTTCAAAgttagcaaaaaaaaaaggtatatCACATAAAGCAATTTATGTAAATCTATACAGTGAAATGGATTGAGAAACCTCCAGAACTCAATTcacttaaaaagaaaaagaaccaAAGAGAAggtgtgtgtatatatttatacaatTTCAAACCCTGGCTCTCTTCTTCGAGCGGTTCTCGATCAAAGGCGCGGTGGTCTTGTCGTAGAGAAGAGGGGTGGCGTGCAGCGGTTGGGGCGGCGACTGGCGACGTCGCGGCGTGGAGAGAAGGGGGTGGCATGCAGCGGTTGGGCCGGCGACTGGCGACGCCTCGGCGTGGAGAAGAGGGGTGGCGTGCAGCGGTTGGGGCGGCGACTGGCGACGTCGCGGCGTGGAGAGAAGGGGGTGGCATGCAGCGGTTGGGGCGGCGACTGGCGACGCCTCGGCGTGGAGAAGAGGGGTGGCGTGCAGCGGTTGGGGCGGCAACTGGAGACGCCACGACGTGGAGAGAAGAGGGGTTGCGTGCAACGGTTAAGGCGGCGACTGGCGACGCCACGGCATGGAGAGAAGAGGGGTGGCGTGAAGCAGATTTTGGTGAAGAAGACAGCGAGAGCGATTTTTTTCTAATTGATATTAGGGTCttttttgtgtgattttgttatttgagtaattttaaattaatatatattccacatcaatattatgtgtaaatttaaattcacatcAGTGCCACGTCAACTTTCCGATCACCGGAGCTAAAAATCGTTGGAAAAATGAACGACTAATTCAATCTATGATAACAAAatggatttttttaaaattatggggAAAATGAAATTCGGgcaaagttggtgatatttggtgcaattaacttttttggcgccgttgccagggactgattagaagttactttaatatttccgataggactttatagtaattcaggtttttgtttattttcgttttttctGTTCAAATTTATAAGTGGTGATTCTGTAGGTTGcgcatgaacacaagatctcatGGTAATCATCTTTTCGAGTTTGATCCTGAAATCAACGCTACTTTGCGCAATCTCAAGAAGCAAAAGAATCAAGCTGAGTCAGATACGATGGCTACCCCTGAGCAAattcaaattcgagctctgcaagatcAAATACAAAAGCTACTTGATGAAAAGGCGGCTGCAGAGGCTCAGAAGCAACCCGCTATTAATGAGGCGTTCATACCGCAGTATGTATACCATGAACCCCCACGAGTTAATGTTAACAATTTTGAGCTGAAAATGAGTTTGATCACAATGGTCCAACAGAGTCAATATGGTGGACATGCGAGTGAAGACCCtaatgacattatccgtcttcgtcttttccctttctcattgcgggataaggcgaagtcgtggtatcatacattGCAGATGGGAGAGAATAccgtgtgggaggatttggctcatgcgttcctacgcaagtttcatccgcctgaccttactttgaaattgaagatggacatcgtgcagtttcagcaGTATGAGGAAGAAAAGCTATCGGatacttgggagcggtatcaggaaaagctcagaaagtgctcgagccatggatttgatgaaggcatgctcgtgatcatgttctacaatgcctgtggGGAACGTACAcggatgcatatggatacagctgcaggtggctctctactccagaaaggcagttctgaagcatggagcattattgatagtatggcttctacgagctaccgaTGGCCATCAGAGAGAATGCAATTgaaaaaggttgcagctgcttccagttctgatcctatagCAGCAATGGTTACACAACAAGCAGCAATGGTTACACAACAGGCAGCGATTTCTGTACAACTGGCAGAGTTGCATGAGAAGTTCAGTGGATTGACTGTTGGACATCCTGAACAAGCTGTGAAAGACCCATCGAGCATGGAagacattaattttattaatggtagaa is a window encoding:
- the LOC130998878 gene encoding late embryogenesis abundant protein 47-like: MSQEQPVKHVQDTIRELNAQEAASHVQAQNTSGSSTPTNPHSNAVASQKEPVGVQGIKEIQSSPLGSRTEQRGEITIGEALEATALTAGHRPVDYSDAAAIQAAEVRATGRTNIVPGGVAAAAQSAATRNARLPRDEDKTKLGEILSDASSKLPSDKPVTRRDAEGVIGAELRNDPNLCTRPGGVAASVAAAARLNQTNASHNNQNKTN